From a region of the Nonlabens dokdonensis DSW-6 genome:
- the trpS gene encoding tryptophan--tRNA ligase — protein MARILTGVQSTGTPHLGNLLGAILPAIKMSTDEKNDSFLFIADMHSLTQIKDGELLRENTYSTAAAWLACGLDISKTVFYRQSDIPQVTELNWYLACFYPYQRLTLAHSFKDKSDRLGDVNAGLFTYPMLMAADILLYDAELVPVGKDQMQHIEITRDVAGRFNHQMGETFIEPQAEVQKDSMLVPGTDGEKMSKSRGNFIDIFQSDKKLRKQCMSIETDSTPLEEPKDPDTCNVFALYKLIAPEQKIQEMRNNYEAGNYGYGHAKQALFEALCERFKEARERYEHLMDNKHELDMALEEGAFKARHIANDVLKRVRSKVGY, from the coding sequence ATGGCTAGAATACTTACTGGTGTACAATCAACAGGTACACCACACTTAGGAAACCTTCTCGGTGCAATATTACCAGCGATAAAAATGTCTACAGATGAGAAAAACGATTCTTTTCTCTTTATTGCAGACATGCATTCCCTTACACAAATAAAAGACGGAGAGTTATTAAGAGAGAACACTTACTCAACCGCAGCAGCATGGTTAGCTTGTGGTCTCGATATAAGTAAAACTGTTTTTTACAGACAGAGTGATATTCCTCAAGTAACAGAGTTGAATTGGTATTTAGCTTGTTTTTACCCATATCAGCGATTAACTTTAGCACATAGTTTTAAAGACAAATCAGATCGTTTAGGAGATGTAAACGCAGGGCTTTTCACCTATCCTATGCTAATGGCTGCCGATATTCTTTTATACGACGCAGAGTTAGTTCCAGTAGGTAAAGATCAAATGCAACATATAGAAATCACTAGAGATGTAGCAGGTAGATTTAACCATCAAATGGGAGAAACTTTTATAGAACCTCAAGCTGAGGTTCAAAAAGATTCTATGCTCGTTCCAGGAACCGATGGTGAAAAAATGAGTAAGTCCAGAGGTAATTTTATCGATATCTTCCAGAGTGATAAAAAATTGCGTAAACAATGCATGTCTATAGAAACAGACAGCACGCCGCTTGAAGAGCCTAAAGATCCCGATACTTGTAATGTATTTGCTTTATACAAATTAATTGCTCCTGAGCAAAAAATTCAGGAAATGCGCAATAATTATGAGGCAGGTAATTATGGTTATGGTCATGCAAAGCAAGCTCTTTTTGAAGCCCTTTGTGAGCGTTTTAAAGAGGCAAGAGAACGCTATGAGCATTTAATGGATAATAAGCACGAATTAGATATGGCCTTAGAAGAAGGAGCGTTTAAAGCACGTCATATCGCAAATGATGTTTTAAAACGTGTGCGCTCTAAAGTGGGTTATTAA
- a CDS encoding outer membrane beta-barrel protein: MSDKKNIDRLFQEKFKDFEVQPPSNVWDAIDKELDQKTDRKVVPLWWKFAGIAAVLAILFSSIYLGIENNEENKSQPFVTGDKEIKGDKNINVESKNDDNKNVKQLLPESNYKSNKESQYATEDLKTDKDSWSNLNKKSGGNNSTNSLIEKNNLITSSDKPSDTNSNIKKEKPLTNPSSLNSKSDSQIGIAQTENNINQPINKNENNKPVGSIENSAVNGVAVSDRNNSKTQLIEEKNSSLNKDKELIDNAVVAIDSTKNSLPTLEEIAAQEMKEDSVKNKVFKGKWAASTQVGPVYSNSMNGSAVNNEVANNDRNAGFNLSYGIGLSYELSPRLSVRTGINQVNMSYSTQDINYQVDFGIASRGNVVASQIYNSSAVRNSLPSNNFIANDALQAASVTQEFTSGQFQGIKGELSQQLGYIEVPLELKYSLLNRKLKINVLGGMSALFLTDNVVSVQNPGERLELGEDSNFNDFNQSANFGLGLGYDFTNQLGAFIEPTFKYQLNALRNNVADFRPYTIGIQSGVTYKF; this comes from the coding sequence ATGAGTGACAAAAAAAACATAGACAGACTTTTTCAAGAAAAATTCAAAGATTTTGAGGTGCAGCCACCTTCAAATGTTTGGGATGCAATAGATAAAGAGCTTGATCAAAAGACCGATCGTAAGGTAGTTCCGCTGTGGTGGAAGTTTGCTGGTATCGCTGCGGTGTTAGCGATCTTATTCTCGTCTATATATTTAGGTATAGAGAATAATGAAGAGAATAAATCACAGCCATTTGTAACTGGTGATAAGGAAATTAAAGGCGATAAAAATATAAACGTTGAATCAAAGAATGACGATAATAAAAACGTAAAACAACTTCTGCCTGAAAGCAATTATAAGAGTAATAAAGAATCCCAATATGCAACTGAAGATCTAAAAACAGACAAAGACTCTTGGAGTAATTTAAATAAAAAGTCTGGCGGCAACAATAGTACAAATAGCCTTATTGAAAAAAACAATTTGATAACCTCTAGTGATAAACCTTCAGATACTAATTCTAATATTAAAAAAGAAAAGCCACTAACTAATCCAAGCTCATTGAACTCAAAATCGGATTCCCAGATAGGTATTGCTCAAACTGAGAATAATATCAATCAACCTATTAATAAGAATGAGAACAATAAGCCTGTAGGCTCCATTGAAAATTCTGCTGTTAATGGTGTAGCTGTAAGCGATAGAAACAATTCTAAAACACAACTCATTGAAGAAAAGAATAGTTCATTAAATAAAGACAAAGAACTAATAGATAATGCAGTTGTAGCAATAGATAGTACGAAGAACAGCTTACCTACTTTAGAAGAAATTGCGGCTCAAGAAATGAAGGAAGACAGTGTCAAAAACAAAGTGTTCAAAGGAAAATGGGCAGCTAGTACTCAAGTAGGACCTGTTTATTCTAATAGTATGAATGGTAGCGCTGTGAACAATGAAGTAGCAAATAATGACCGCAATGCAGGTTTTAATTTAAGTTATGGAATAGGCTTGAGTTATGAGCTATCACCTCGTTTAAGTGTACGAACTGGAATCAATCAGGTAAACATGAGTTACAGTACTCAAGATATAAATTATCAAGTAGATTTTGGTATCGCGTCCAGAGGAAATGTAGTAGCAAGTCAAATTTATAATTCTAGCGCTGTTCGTAACTCGTTGCCTTCAAATAATTTTATTGCTAACGATGCACTTCAAGCAGCATCGGTAACACAAGAGTTTACAAGTGGGCAGTTTCAAGGAATAAAAGGTGAGTTATCTCAGCAATTAGGGTACATAGAAGTTCCACTAGAATTAAAATACAGTTTATTAAACAGAAAACTCAAAATAAATGTTCTAGGAGGAATGAGCGCTCTTTTCTTAACAGATAACGTAGTATCAGTGCAAAATCCTGGAGAAAGACTAGAACTAGGAGAAGACTCTAATTTTAATGACTTCAATCAAAGCGCAAACTTTGGATTAGGTTTAGGGTACGATTTTACAAATCAATTAGGAGCTTTTATTGAACCTACATTTAAATATCAATTAAACGCATTAAGAAATAACGTCGCTGACTTTAGACCTTATACTATAGGGATTCAGAGCGGTGTGACGTATAAGTTTTAA
- a CDS encoding deoxynucleoside kinase, which produces MHIAVAGNIGAGKTTLTKLLAKHYRWTPQFEDVLENPYLEDFYTDMERWSFNLQVYFLNSRFRQVLDIRESGKKIIQDRTIYEDANIFAPNLHAMGLLSQRDFDNYSSLFNLMEGVVAAPDLLIYLRSSIPNLVNQIHKRGRDYENSISIDYLSRLNERYEAWIHGYKKGNLLIIDVDNIDFVNNPEDLGEIINKIDAEMTGLFA; this is translated from the coding sequence ATGCATATAGCGGTCGCTGGAAATATAGGTGCTGGAAAAACGACACTTACTAAATTACTTGCCAAACATTATAGATGGACTCCTCAGTTTGAAGATGTCTTAGAGAATCCATATCTAGAAGATTTTTATACAGACATGGAGCGCTGGTCCTTTAATTTACAGGTGTATTTCTTGAACAGTCGTTTCCGTCAGGTACTTGATATACGTGAAAGCGGTAAAAAAATCATTCAAGATCGCACGATCTACGAAGATGCTAATATTTTTGCTCCTAACCTTCATGCAATGGGATTGCTATCTCAACGCGATTTTGATAATTACAGCTCTTTGTTTAACCTTATGGAAGGAGTTGTGGCCGCACCAGATTTACTGATTTACTTGCGTAGCTCTATTCCTAACCTCGTGAACCAGATTCACAAACGTGGTCGCGATTATGAAAATAGCATCTCTATCGATTACTTAAGTCGCCTCAACGAGCGCTACGAAGCCTGGATTCATGGATATAAAAAAGGAAATTTATTGATAATAGATGTGGACAACATCGATTTTGTAAATAATCCAGAAGACTTAGGAGAAATCATAAACAAGATTGATGCAGAAATGACTGGGCTTTTTGCATAA
- a CDS encoding response regulator transcription factor, with product MNKNTIDIILAEDEPALGMIVKESLETRGFKVRHKVNGALALDAFHEKQPDILVLDVMMPQLDGFELAKKIRVENEEIPIIFLTAKSQTEDVLEGFHVGGNDYLKKPFSMEELIVRIENLLSRQTVQKTAAIYELGAYSFNFPKQQLTYKDEVTKLTHREAHLLYHLVLKKNKVLDRTFILKKLWGNDDFFSGRSMDVFITKLRKKIAQDDQLEIVNVRGYGYKLIAP from the coding sequence ATGAATAAAAATACGATCGATATCATCCTTGCCGAAGATGAGCCAGCTTTAGGAATGATAGTAAAAGAAAGTTTAGAAACCAGAGGCTTTAAAGTACGACATAAAGTAAATGGCGCTCTTGCTCTAGACGCTTTTCATGAAAAACAACCAGATATTTTAGTTCTAGATGTAATGATGCCACAACTGGATGGCTTTGAACTTGCAAAGAAAATACGTGTTGAGAATGAGGAGATTCCTATTATATTTTTAACTGCAAAATCTCAAACAGAAGATGTCCTAGAAGGATTTCACGTAGGTGGAAATGATTACCTGAAGAAACCCTTTTCAATGGAAGAATTGATTGTGCGCATTGAAAACTTATTAAGTAGGCAAACTGTTCAAAAAACTGCGGCAATCTATGAATTAGGAGCGTATTCCTTTAATTTTCCTAAGCAACAACTTACTTACAAAGATGAAGTCACCAAGCTCACACATAGAGAAGCCCACCTACTTTATCATCTTGTTCTTAAAAAGAATAAAGTGCTAGATCGCACATTCATACTTAAAAAACTATGGGGTAATGATGATTTCTTTTCTGGACGTAGTATGGATGTTTTCATCACTAAACTGAGGAAAAAAATCGCTCAAGATGATCAGCTGGAAATAGTAAATGTAAGAGGTTATGGTTATAAATTGATCGCTCCATAA
- a CDS encoding GLPGLI family protein, with protein sequence MKKSIVIVLTILFTGLIQAQEFYGEATYMSKTKMDMSWMPEGREMSPQQKKRIEERMKKMGEKTYVLKFNRNESSYKEEKELSAPGEGRGWGNFMGTMMGGEKYKNLKEGQWIEQRDMMGKTFLIKDSIPNLEWKITGETRMIGQYQAIKATAVKKNNELDWSSFRRRRGDSQVEKKKDSLALAEGKVDEVFEQDPEVEIIAWFTPQIPVQHGPAEYAGLPGLILEVSAGNTTLLCSKIVVNPEEKEDIKPATKGEVTTEEEYNVIFKEKMKEMSERFRGRGGRGGGRRG encoded by the coding sequence ATGAAAAAATCAATTGTAATAGTTCTTACTATTTTATTTACAGGATTAATTCAAGCACAAGAATTTTATGGTGAGGCAACTTATATGTCTAAGACTAAAATGGATATGAGCTGGATGCCTGAAGGTCGTGAGATGTCTCCTCAACAAAAAAAGCGCATCGAAGAGCGCATGAAAAAAATGGGAGAGAAAACTTATGTCCTTAAGTTTAACCGTAATGAATCTTCTTATAAAGAAGAAAAGGAGCTTTCTGCTCCAGGTGAAGGAAGAGGTTGGGGAAACTTTATGGGAACCATGATGGGTGGAGAGAAGTATAAGAATTTAAAAGAAGGTCAGTGGATTGAACAACGTGACATGATGGGTAAAACGTTTCTTATTAAAGATAGCATCCCTAATTTAGAATGGAAAATTACTGGTGAAACTAGAATGATAGGTCAGTATCAAGCAATTAAAGCTACTGCCGTTAAAAAGAATAATGAGTTAGACTGGTCATCCTTTAGAAGACGAAGAGGTGACAGTCAGGTAGAAAAGAAAAAAGATAGTCTAGCACTTGCAGAAGGTAAGGTAGATGAGGTTTTTGAGCAAGATCCAGAAGTGGAGATCATAGCATGGTTCACACCCCAAATACCAGTACAACACGGTCCGGCAGAATATGCGGGCCTTCCAGGACTAATATTAGAAGTAAGTGCTGGTAACACCACTTTACTTTGCAGTAAGATTGTTGTTAATCCTGAAGAAAAAGAGGATATCAAGCCAGCAACAAAAGGTGAAGTAACCACTGAAGAAGAATACAATGTCATTTTCAAAGAAAAAATGAAAGAAATGTCAGAGCGTTTTAGAGGACGTGGTGGACGTGGTGGTGGACGCAGAGGCTAA
- a CDS encoding lysophospholipid acyltransferase family protein, with translation MPLYRVWFYILMGVPIIILFPLLVLLTISENTYHLFFRVARFWAAIIIYGMGFWPVIKREEKMDKGQSYMLVANHTSMTDIMMMLLISRNPFVFVGKKELAKIPIFGFFYKRTCILVDRKNPRSRKEVFDRARKRMHDGVGICIFPEGGVPEDQDVVLDTFKDGAFRLAIEHQIPLLPITLFDNKKRFPFHFFQGSPGIMRAKTHAAIETKGMDVAGDKARFRESVRNIILHSLEKA, from the coding sequence ATGCCTTTATACAGAGTATGGTTTTACATACTGATGGGTGTTCCTATTATTATTCTTTTCCCATTATTGGTTTTACTTACTATTTCAGAAAATACCTATCATTTATTCTTTAGGGTTGCACGTTTTTGGGCGGCAATTATTATTTATGGAATGGGCTTTTGGCCGGTCATAAAAAGAGAAGAGAAAATGGACAAAGGTCAGAGTTATATGCTTGTTGCAAATCACACGAGCATGACAGATATAATGATGATGCTCTTAATTTCTAGAAATCCGTTTGTGTTTGTAGGAAAAAAAGAGCTGGCTAAAATTCCTATTTTTGGATTCTTCTATAAGCGCACCTGCATACTGGTAGATCGCAAGAACCCCAGAAGTCGCAAAGAAGTTTTTGATAGAGCTAGAAAACGCATGCATGATGGTGTAGGAATCTGTATTTTTCCTGAAGGTGGAGTGCCAGAAGATCAAGATGTAGTGTTAGACACTTTCAAGGATGGTGCTTTTAGACTCGCCATTGAACATCAAATACCGCTTCTTCCTATTACTTTATTTGACAATAAAAAGCGTTTCCCGTTTCACTTCTTTCAGGGCAGTCCAGGTATTATGAGGGCAAAGACTCATGCCGCGATAGAGACTAAAGGTATGGATGTGGCTGGTGATAAAGCACGCTTTCGCGAAAGCGTAAGAAACATCATTCTTCATTCCTTAGAAAAGGCTTAA
- the recA gene encoding recombinase RecA, with protein MADDKEKEAKLKALKLTLDKLDKAYGKGTVMKMGDKQVVEVDSISTGSLALNAALGVGGYPRGRVIEIYGPESSGKTTLTLHAIAECQKAGGIAAFIDAEHAFDRFYAEKLGVDLDNLIISQPDNGEQALEITDNLIRSGAIDIIVIDSVAALTPKSEIEGEMGDSKMGLHARLMSQALRKLTGSISKTNCTVIFINQLREKIGVMFGNPETTTGGNALKFYASVRLDIRRSTQIKDSSGAVLGNKTRVKVVKNKVAPPFRMAEFDIMYGEGVSKLGEIIDLGVNYEIVNKAGSWFSYEDTKLGQGRDSVKTILKDNPDLVEELETKIMVAIKSVNE; from the coding sequence ATGGCAGACGATAAAGAAAAAGAAGCAAAATTAAAAGCCTTAAAACTTACTCTAGACAAATTAGATAAGGCGTACGGCAAAGGAACTGTCATGAAGATGGGAGATAAGCAGGTAGTGGAAGTGGATTCTATTTCTACTGGCTCTCTAGCTTTAAATGCCGCTTTGGGTGTAGGAGGTTATCCACGTGGTAGGGTTATAGAGATCTACGGTCCTGAATCTTCAGGTAAAACGACGCTTACCTTACATGCTATTGCAGAATGTCAAAAGGCTGGAGGAATTGCAGCGTTTATAGATGCAGAACACGCTTTTGATAGGTTTTATGCTGAAAAATTAGGCGTTGATCTAGATAACTTAATTATTTCTCAACCAGATAATGGGGAGCAAGCTTTAGAAATTACAGACAACTTAATAAGATCTGGAGCTATTGATATCATTGTTATTGATTCTGTGGCGGCTCTTACTCCTAAAAGTGAAATTGAAGGAGAGATGGGAGATAGTAAAATGGGTTTACACGCCCGTTTGATGTCTCAGGCGCTTAGAAAACTTACCGGTTCTATCTCTAAAACAAATTGTACAGTTATTTTTATCAACCAGTTACGTGAAAAAATTGGTGTAATGTTTGGTAATCCAGAAACTACTACCGGAGGTAATGCGCTTAAATTCTATGCATCAGTAAGACTAGATATAAGAAGGTCCACGCAAATTAAAGATAGTAGCGGCGCTGTTTTAGGTAATAAAACACGTGTTAAAGTGGTAAAGAATAAAGTAGCTCCACCTTTTAGAATGGCAGAGTTTGATATTATGTATGGTGAAGGAGTTTCTAAGTTAGGAGAAATTATCGACCTAGGTGTTAACTATGAAATAGTAAATAAGGCTGGGTCTTGGTTCTCTTATGAAGACACTAAGTTAGGTCAGGGACGAGACTCTGTAAAGACTATTCTTAAAGATAACCCAGATCTTGTTGAAGAGTTAGAAACTAAAATTATGGTGGCAATTAAATCCGTGAATGAGTAG
- a CDS encoding sensor histidine kinase, which produces MNDRKYHFILILISVVIATTLAIQVYWNYNNFQESKRSLVSDLQISLDQSVSAYYEQLVTDNNVGIIVKETTNRKREFDKLFRQTDSIMRAAGQRGFLLDNVAPSEMSEIFIAQGGTMETLNEIEPVKDLWNFPNYNIKKPDGNYSEVQTFFTDQINLQKTLSTLTAKVVRSFQEKEMNLQRVDSLIDSNLNKRGLNVDFELEIVDTDANNYLLNDKGKNVLRANSELLKKGDALLLSYSGLSPTIYRLNLTGIILSALLIAAVVLCLFYLLQIIRKQKALGEMKNDLISNITHEFKTPIATASAALEGVQSFTNSGDLSKTDRYLSMGRDQLTKLNGMVERILETATLDSKELMLQKSSLEITELIETVIAKHQNQTSKTISFQKPDQEVTLMADAFHLENVINNLIDNAIKYGGDQVDITLTKNFDTVQLIVADSGNDLSSKDAKLIFDKFYRVGKGNRHDVKGFGIGLFYTKSIIEKHNGSIIAIAQPQTTFKIILPYE; this is translated from the coding sequence ATGAACGATAGGAAGTATCACTTTATTCTAATTTTGATAAGTGTAGTTATTGCAACTACTCTTGCCATACAGGTTTACTGGAATTACAATAATTTTCAGGAATCAAAGAGAAGTCTGGTTTCAGATCTACAAATAAGCCTAGATCAAAGTGTGAGTGCATATTATGAACAACTGGTTACGGATAACAATGTTGGGATTATAGTTAAAGAAACAACTAACAGAAAACGTGAATTTGATAAGCTTTTTAGACAGACAGATAGCATAATGCGTGCCGCTGGGCAACGTGGCTTTCTCCTTGACAATGTTGCTCCTAGTGAAATGAGTGAAATTTTTATTGCGCAAGGCGGTACTATGGAAACATTGAATGAAATAGAGCCCGTGAAAGACCTATGGAACTTTCCTAATTATAACATTAAAAAACCAGATGGTAATTATAGTGAGGTACAAACCTTTTTTACTGACCAAATTAATTTACAAAAAACCTTATCTACCTTAACCGCCAAAGTGGTAAGGAGTTTTCAAGAAAAGGAGATGAACTTGCAACGCGTAGATAGTTTAATCGACTCTAATTTGAATAAAAGAGGCCTGAATGTAGATTTTGAGCTAGAAATAGTTGATACTGATGCAAATAATTATTTACTTAATGATAAAGGTAAAAATGTATTAAGAGCAAACTCTGAATTGCTTAAAAAAGGCGACGCGCTGTTACTTTCTTATTCTGGGTTATCACCTACTATTTATAGACTTAACCTTACAGGAATTATTTTAAGTGCATTGCTCATTGCAGCTGTAGTACTATGTTTGTTTTATCTCTTACAAATTATTAGAAAGCAAAAAGCTCTAGGTGAGATGAAAAACGATCTTATTTCTAACATTACTCATGAGTTTAAAACACCTATCGCAACAGCAAGTGCAGCTCTAGAAGGTGTACAAAGTTTTACTAACAGTGGAGATCTAAGTAAAACCGACAGGTATTTAAGCATGGGGCGCGACCAGCTTACTAAACTTAATGGTATGGTGGAGCGCATTCTAGAGACCGCAACTCTTGATAGTAAAGAATTAATGCTTCAAAAGAGCAGCCTAGAAATTACAGAGCTCATTGAAACCGTAATTGCAAAACATCAAAATCAAACCTCTAAAACCATCTCTTTTCAAAAACCAGATCAAGAAGTAACCCTAATGGCTGATGCTTTTCACCTAGAAAATGTTATCAATAATTTAATTGATAATGCCATAAAATATGGTGGCGATCAAGTGGATATTACTTTGACTAAAAACTTTGATACTGTTCAACTTATTGTTGCTGATAGTGGTAATGATCTAAGCAGTAAAGATGCTAAGTTGATATTTGATAAATTTTATCGCGTAGGAAAAGGAAACCGCCATGACGTAAAAGGTTTTGGAATAGGTCTATTTTATACGAAGTCTATTATTGAAAAACACAATGGTAGCATTATTGCTATTGCACAACCACAAACTACATTTAAAATCATACTGCCTTATGAATAA
- a CDS encoding RNA polymerase sigma factor, which yields MVYKEIISLCQRNDRKAQRELYEAISPKLYGSCLRYAPNEAEAQDILQDAFITIFKKIEQFKFNGSFEGWCKRITVNTALQRYRGAKVYDLVNEDQIEDLESSDDEEYIDVTLDGLLNMVQELPERYRIVFSMYVMDGYNHNEIAEMMKISVGTSKSNLARARKHLQKMVKTWRELNNSTAS from the coding sequence GTGGTCTATAAAGAGATTATTTCCTTATGTCAAAGAAATGATCGTAAAGCACAAAGAGAGCTGTATGAAGCTATCTCACCTAAGCTTTATGGATCCTGTTTAAGGTATGCTCCTAATGAAGCTGAAGCTCAAGATATATTACAAGATGCGTTTATAACCATTTTTAAAAAAATTGAGCAATTCAAGTTCAATGGTTCATTTGAAGGTTGGTGTAAGAGAATAACAGTGAATACTGCATTACAAAGGTATCGAGGTGCAAAGGTTTATGATCTTGTTAACGAAGATCAAATAGAAGATCTAGAATCTAGTGATGATGAAGAGTACATCGATGTAACGCTTGATGGATTATTAAATATGGTACAAGAGTTACCAGAGCGATATAGGATTGTATTCTCTATGTATGTAATGGATGGGTATAATCACAATGAAATAGCAGAAATGATGAAAATTAGTGTCGGAACTTCAAAATCAAATCTGGCAAGAGCAAGAAAGCATTTACAAAAAATGGTAAAAACATGGCGAGAATTAAATAATTCAACCGCTAGCTAA
- a CDS encoding PEGA domain-containing protein, whose product MKIILKSILLVFILVFSSCATIISGSRQMVEINSEPSTAKVYINEVEIGNTPIQKNLKRNQEYSIILKLDGYETYETKLEKKFNAWYIGNIGFGGLIGIIIDPITGAMFKLKPEEIDGSPKSGTTYNVDNGNLFITISMEIDADAEKIGQLQRI is encoded by the coding sequence ATGAAAATCATTTTGAAATCAATCTTGTTAGTTTTTATACTAGTCTTTTCCAGCTGTGCTACCATCATTTCTGGTTCAAGACAAATGGTTGAAATAAACTCTGAGCCTAGTACTGCAAAAGTTTATATAAATGAAGTAGAAATAGGAAACACTCCTATACAGAAAAACCTTAAAAGAAATCAAGAGTATAGCATTATATTAAAGCTAGATGGGTACGAAACTTATGAAACTAAATTAGAAAAAAAGTTTAATGCTTGGTACATTGGGAATATTGGTTTCGGAGGTTTGATAGGAATAATTATTGACCCTATCACTGGTGCTATGTTCAAGTTAAAACCGGAAGAAATAGATGGTAGCCCAAAAAGCGGAACCACGTATAATGTGGATAATGGCAATCTTTTTATCACGATCAGTATGGAAATTGACGCTGATGCTGAAAAAATAGGTCAGTTGCAAAGAATCTAA
- a CDS encoding GLPGLI family protein encodes MKYFNRTFLLFIVLAFAKAYSAQAQQDITGIAHYQSKMTMEKLEDSTGMQKLEPAMRKMIEDALKTAGEAEFTLKFNRSESLYEKIQVLEAPKKPTNGMSMTIQMSGGGDTYGTTYKDLKTQTFLREDKIQGKEFLIKDKIMPLDWKVTGETKMIGQYNVMKATYTYPKEEKTEEEKKEAEESNSLLNMVEEKDRVITAWFTMQIPVSNGPGIYQGLPGLILELNDGNTTILCNKIEMNPEDFEIKKPKKGKKISLEDFDELQEKKQKEMQERFKGRKNGGVFIETRG; translated from the coding sequence ATGAAATATTTTAATAGAACTTTTTTGCTATTTATAGTTCTCGCTTTCGCGAAAGCGTACTCAGCACAAGCACAACAAGACATTACAGGAATCGCGCATTATCAAAGTAAGATGACCATGGAGAAGCTGGAAGACAGCACAGGAATGCAAAAACTTGAACCTGCGATGCGCAAAATGATAGAGGATGCATTAAAAACTGCTGGAGAAGCAGAATTTACTCTTAAATTTAATCGATCAGAATCTTTATATGAAAAGATACAAGTATTAGAGGCACCTAAAAAACCTACTAATGGTATGAGTATGACTATTCAAATGTCAGGTGGCGGCGATACATATGGAACCACATACAAAGATTTAAAAACACAAACTTTTTTAAGAGAAGATAAGATTCAAGGAAAAGAGTTTTTAATTAAGGATAAAATCATGCCTCTGGACTGGAAAGTTACCGGTGAGACTAAAATGATAGGGCAGTACAATGTGATGAAAGCAACTTACACGTATCCTAAAGAAGAAAAAACGGAAGAAGAAAAGAAAGAGGCAGAAGAAAGTAATAGCCTTTTAAATATGGTTGAGGAAAAAGATCGAGTTATTACAGCATGGTTTACAATGCAAATACCAGTAAGCAATGGCCCAGGAATATATCAGGGATTACCAGGTTTAATACTAGAATTAAATGATGGAAACACGACTATATTATGTAATAAAATAGAAATGAACCCTGAAGATTTTGAAATTAAAAAACCTAAAAAAGGTAAAAAGATTTCTTTAGAAGATTTTGATGAGCTACAAGAGAAAAAGCAGAAAGAAATGCAAGAGCGGTTTAAAGGAAGAAAAAACGGTGGAGTTTTCATCGAGACTAGAGGTTAA